In one window of Leptospira fainei serovar Hurstbridge str. BUT 6 DNA:
- a CDS encoding SRPBCC family protein, translating into MKKSEKTLEFNFERTIPAPTGEVFDAWLNPKIPGNPWNIAEKFVLDPKVDGLFYWTLTGTSHYGRFIEIERPARIQHTWISPNTLGQESIVTVTFKKQGEETLMTLVHSDLPDDDKARSHEKGWNYFFGIFIEQFGEASRIRK; encoded by the coding sequence ATGAAGAAATCTGAGAAGACCCTTGAATTCAATTTTGAGCGAACGATCCCCGCTCCTACTGGCGAAGTATTTGATGCGTGGCTGAATCCGAAGATCCCTGGAAACCCATGGAATATAGCCGAAAAGTTCGTTTTGGATCCAAAAGTAGACGGGCTCTTTTATTGGACCCTAACTGGAACATCTCATTACGGACGATTCATTGAGATTGAACGGCCCGCTCGAATTCAACATACATGGATATCACCGAATACCTTAGGACAAGAGTCGATAGTTACCGTAACCTTTAAGAAACAGGGAGAAGAAACGCTCATGACCCTAGTGCATTCCGATCTTCCGGATGATGATAAGGCAAGGTCACATGAGAAAGGCTGGAATTACTTTTTCGGCATATTCATTGAGCAATTTGGAGAGGCCTCGCGCATCAGAAAATAA
- a CDS encoding low molecular weight phosphatase family protein: protein MNRLIQSLKIYLELRERSCLHISELRKARLLPISSIIQDRIIEEGFAKILFICDNNSARSQFAQILTTAIAKYLSLPDIEAYSGGKHAAILHSNTIDALICVGFKIDRIGNENVSPKYNVTYCDPLNPILAFSKLYSDDPNPKNNFIAIFVNSLDENDLPKIPGAKTSVSLPYADLKVKDSTPESLQEYVETCELITIDLLFILQQVKDKLLSP, encoded by the coding sequence AGAGAACGCAGCTGCTTACATATCAGCGAACTCCGGAAAGCTCGATTATTACCGATCTCCAGTATAATTCAAGATCGCATTATAGAAGAAGGTTTTGCTAAGATTCTATTTATCTGCGATAACAACTCTGCAAGAAGCCAATTTGCTCAAATTCTAACTACCGCCATTGCGAAATATCTGAGCCTCCCCGACATCGAAGCTTACTCGGGAGGAAAGCATGCCGCTATCCTTCATTCTAATACGATCGACGCTCTCATATGTGTCGGGTTCAAAATAGATAGAATTGGAAACGAGAATGTAAGCCCTAAATATAATGTAACTTACTGCGATCCTTTGAATCCTATTTTAGCCTTTTCAAAGCTGTATTCGGATGATCCAAATCCTAAAAATAATTTTATTGCGATATTCGTCAATTCACTAGATGAAAACGACCTTCCCAAAATTCCCGGAGCAAAGACAAGCGTCAGTCTTCCTTACGCTGATTTGAAAGTAAAAGATAGCACTCCGGAATCTTTACAGGAATATGTGGAGACTTGTGAATTAATCACGATAGATCTATTATTCATCCTACAACAAGTAAAAGATAAACTTCTATCACCTTAA
- a CDS encoding Rpn family recombination-promoting nuclease/putative transposase → MPFFPLTNDLVFKSLFVEEPKLLSSILTSVLYPNGEHRVEEITILNPELPTEYPGDKRSYLDLRAKDESGKIFHVEIQVAHQSSFVKRSLYYLSGLIRDQLKSGDPYSDLKPVYQINIVDFDLIPTKNYHSKFKLREESFPEIILSDELEVHFLELPKMPEENGLELLKTGTDLYRWLYVLKHTAELTEEEMEILVDKTPDLSKAFAILEKYSSDPAQKRRIEEKLKSDRDYAYDLAGSFERGEQTGKQKGKLEGKLEGKLEDARKMLTEGIDLKVVLRVTGLTERDLRNHRII, encoded by the coding sequence ATGCCCTTTTTTCCTTTAACAAACGATTTAGTATTCAAATCGCTGTTTGTAGAAGAACCGAAACTCTTGTCTTCAATTCTAACAAGTGTATTGTATCCGAATGGAGAGCATCGGGTTGAGGAAATAACGATTTTAAACCCCGAACTTCCGACGGAATATCCAGGGGATAAACGATCCTATTTGGATCTTAGGGCGAAGGATGAGTCTGGTAAAATTTTCCATGTGGAAATCCAGGTGGCGCATCAGAGTTCGTTTGTGAAGCGGAGTCTATATTACCTTTCGGGCTTAATCCGTGATCAGTTGAAATCGGGAGATCCGTATAGCGATTTGAAGCCGGTCTACCAGATAAACATAGTTGACTTTGATTTGATTCCGACGAAGAATTACCATAGTAAGTTTAAATTAAGGGAAGAGAGTTTTCCTGAGATAATTTTAAGCGACGAACTGGAAGTTCATTTTTTAGAGCTTCCTAAGATGCCTGAAGAGAACGGTTTAGAGCTATTAAAGACAGGAACGGATTTATATCGCTGGTTATATGTGCTAAAGCACACGGCAGAGTTGACGGAGGAAGAGATGGAAATATTGGTAGATAAGACACCTGATTTGAGTAAGGCGTTTGCTATCTTGGAGAAGTATTCATCGGATCCGGCGCAGAAACGTCGTATTGAGGAGAAGCTTAAATCCGACCGTGACTATGCATATGATCTTGCAGGTAGTTTTGAGCGTGGAGAGCAAACAGGTAAACAGAAAGGCAAACTGGAAGGTAAGCTGGAAGGTAAGCTGGAAGACGCTCGTAAGATGCTTACGGAAGGCATTGACCTCAAGGTAGTTTTGCGTGTTACGGGGCTAACTGAAAGGGATCTTCGAAATCACAGGATAATCTGA
- a CDS encoding PilZ domain-containing protein, which translates to MRERRQSERIYSEELCKFKVIIRSSTSVFNGFIMNISDIGVAVVSTIQSEDNIIVGEVISGQIQFPDSWDKLKFDGVIARKDYVSNDDCDSLILGIKFSNRITLPPNILKLALFVGGR; encoded by the coding sequence ATGAGAGAACGTCGGCAATCGGAGAGAATTTATTCCGAAGAATTATGCAAATTCAAAGTAATTATAAGGTCCAGTACATCGGTATTCAATGGTTTCATCATGAATATTTCGGATATTGGAGTCGCAGTAGTCAGCACGATTCAAAGCGAAGACAATATAATAGTCGGGGAAGTAATTTCCGGACAAATTCAATTTCCGGATAGTTGGGATAAACTCAAATTTGACGGTGTTATTGCCAGGAAAGATTATGTTTCGAATGACGATTGCGATTCCCTAATATTAGGAATTAAATTTTCTAATCGAATTACTTTACCGCCAAATATACTAAAATTGGCATTATTTGTCGGAGGTAGGTAA
- a CDS encoding ArsR/SmtB family transcription factor produces MDQLTDVLTAISHPSRRAIIGKLAESGPTRFTDIAEPFDVALNAVTKHLKLLERAGLIKREKKGREVFISFRGEPLRQVAGWVHEYDRFWNERLDQFEQYFKDKRKKEKK; encoded by the coding sequence ATGGACCAATTGACCGATGTACTCACAGCCATTTCGCATCCGTCCAGGCGTGCGATTATCGGGAAGCTAGCGGAATCTGGGCCAACTCGTTTTACCGATATTGCGGAGCCGTTCGACGTGGCTCTGAATGCTGTCACCAAACACCTCAAGTTGCTTGAACGTGCAGGGTTGATCAAACGTGAAAAAAAAGGTCGCGAAGTATTCATTTCTTTTCGAGGTGAACCTCTGCGTCAGGTAGCGGGATGGGTGCATGAGTACGATCGGTTCTGGAACGAACGTCTCGATCAATTCGAGCAATATTTTAAGGACAAAAGGAAGAAGGAGAAGAAGTAA
- a CDS encoding VOC family protein, with the protein MAKVIFGNHSSVIVPRQDRENIRKFYCDVIGGTITKEEDERDFLRLGDDFYLVFLYGDVPDKSEFLRTARSIWLEIKSNKVEEMSRKILESGLVRKLELPDPHLYFQAPGGQCLRLVGIDEDLSFYEGAGEGSNVAKVKEALEKEAIIK; encoded by the coding sequence ATGGCGAAGGTAATTTTTGGAAATCATTCTTCGGTTATAGTTCCCCGACAAGATCGGGAAAACATTCGTAAATTTTATTGCGATGTCATCGGTGGCACAATAACGAAAGAGGAGGACGAAAGAGACTTCCTTCGTTTGGGAGATGACTTCTATCTCGTGTTTCTTTACGGGGATGTCCCAGATAAGAGCGAGTTTCTACGGACTGCAAGATCGATCTGGCTGGAAATCAAATCCAACAAAGTTGAAGAAATGAGCCGAAAAATCCTTGAATCCGGTCTCGTGAGGAAGCTTGAGTTACCGGACCCTCATCTTTATTTCCAAGCACCGGGAGGTCAATGTCTCCGGTTGGTTGGAATAGACGAGGATCTTTCATTTTATGAGGGAGCTGGAGAAGGCTCTAATGTGGCGAAAGTAAAAGAAGCCCTCGAGAAGGAGGCGATAATCAAATGA